A genomic window from Vagococcus sp. CY52-2 includes:
- a CDS encoding YjjG family noncanonical pyrimidine nucleotidase gives MKKYQYIIFDIDNTLLDFSRSEYDALQKVFATYGVVFNENTFNQYKEINHDLWEQLEDGKISKAVVLKERFKRFFLANNIVVDGVLVDKQYRGFLEERNDVMNGAMSLLTQLKSKGYTIFAGTNGVGQTQRKRLASANMTDLFDGLYISEEVGFEKPDVRFFDYIFNDARITDLSKVVMIGDSLSSDIEGANRVGIDSIWFSNGAETSDKTYTKKVDNLSEILECV, from the coding sequence ATGAAAAAATACCAATATATTATATTTGATATAGATAATACGTTGCTCGATTTTAGCCGTTCAGAGTATGACGCATTACAAAAAGTATTTGCTACTTATGGTGTTGTTTTTAATGAAAACACATTTAATCAATACAAAGAAATCAATCATGACTTGTGGGAGCAGTTAGAAGATGGTAAAATCAGTAAAGCAGTTGTTTTAAAGGAGCGTTTTAAACGATTCTTTTTAGCAAATAATATTGTTGTTGATGGTGTATTAGTTGATAAACAGTATCGAGGTTTTCTTGAAGAGAGAAATGATGTCATGAATGGGGCAATGAGTTTATTAACCCAATTAAAATCGAAAGGGTATACCATTTTTGCTGGAACAAATGGTGTTGGTCAGACACAACGCAAACGTCTAGCTAGTGCAAATATGACAGATTTATTTGATGGATTATATATTTCCGAGGAAGTTGGATTTGAAAAACCTGATGTTCGTTTTTTTGATTATATTTTTAATGATGCTAGAATAACAGATTTATCAAAAGTTGTGATGATTGGTGATAGTTTATCATCAGATATTGAAGGGGCAAATCGTGTCGGAATTGATTCTATATGGTTTAGTAATGGAGCTGAGACGTCAGATAAAACCTACACAAAAAAAGTAGATAACTTATCAGAAATTTTGGAATGTGTTTGA
- a CDS encoding ABC transporter ATP-binding protein, whose amino-acid sequence MFKQTLSTFSPYLKPFKKAIILNACLSFLYGLSSVLVTMYIGKAIDSMTLSSKTGLVTQIFLIIVLTCLAASSFYFLQRISQHIAYTSMKEVRKKGYHKLNKLPINYFDTHSHGDTMNRFSTDLDYISEALLALFNQLFPSITIIIVALGIMLSLNVILTGVILLITAGMFLVNVMIAKKGQRYFNAQQQLLGKMSGYINEQFSHLKTIKSYEYEETVIQQFQDMNLELQQTGQQAQFISSLTNPLSRFIDHMGYLLIGLVSGLLIINISLPLSLGMLSSFIIYSGQFSKPLIELSSITTQLQTAFSSIKRINDLLDEPEEETYVKKLTHPFTPIGNVSFSHVYFSYDPASPLIEDFNLTVKQGQTVAIVGKTGAGKSTLVNLLMNFYPLDKGVITIDSVPITDIPKDELRRSFGMVLQETWLFQGTIWDNLTFGNTQATKQDVIKACEEANIYHFIQQLPHGFDTMIGQSGVLLSEGQKQLFTIARTMISKPPMLILDEATSSIDTLTEQHIQTAFDNMMSGKTSFIIAHRLSTIKKADIILVMDKGKIIETGTHDSLLKNKDGAYSSLYHSQFSH is encoded by the coding sequence ATGTTTAAACAAACACTTTCAACTTTCTCTCCTTATCTAAAACCTTTCAAAAAAGCGATTATCTTAAATGCTTGTTTGAGTTTTCTGTACGGCCTGAGTAGTGTATTGGTCACCATGTATATTGGTAAAGCAATTGATAGTATGACGCTATCATCTAAGACGGGGTTAGTAACACAGATTTTTCTCATTATCGTTTTGACTTGTCTAGCGGCGAGTAGTTTTTATTTCTTACAGCGAATCAGTCAGCATATCGCCTATACTTCTATGAAGGAAGTAAGAAAAAAAGGATACCATAAGCTAAATAAATTACCGATAAATTATTTTGATACACATTCACATGGTGACACGATGAACCGATTTAGTACGGATTTAGATTATATTTCAGAAGCTCTACTGGCTTTATTTAATCAACTATTTCCAAGCATAACGATTATCATCGTGGCACTGGGTATTATGCTATCTTTAAACGTTATATTAACTGGTGTAATTCTCTTGATAACAGCAGGTATGTTTTTAGTTAATGTGATGATAGCAAAAAAAGGACAGCGATATTTCAACGCACAACAGCAATTACTGGGAAAAATGTCTGGCTATATCAATGAACAATTTAGCCATTTAAAAACGATTAAGTCTTATGAATATGAAGAAACCGTTATTCAACAATTTCAAGACATGAATCTTGAATTGCAACAAACTGGGCAACAAGCACAATTCATTTCTTCTCTGACAAATCCTTTATCTCGTTTTATCGATCACATGGGCTATTTATTAATTGGTTTAGTGAGTGGGCTACTTATTATTAATATTTCATTACCATTATCTTTAGGAATGCTATCTAGTTTTATTATTTATTCAGGACAGTTTTCAAAACCGTTAATTGAACTATCAAGTATCACAACACAACTTCAAACAGCTTTTTCGAGTATTAAACGTATCAACGACTTACTAGATGAACCAGAAGAAGAAACATACGTCAAAAAACTAACCCATCCTTTCACACCTATTGGTAATGTGTCCTTTTCGCATGTGTACTTCTCATATGATCCAGCATCACCATTAATTGAAGATTTCAATTTAACTGTTAAACAGGGACAAACAGTGGCAATTGTAGGGAAAACAGGAGCAGGTAAATCTACCTTAGTTAATCTTTTAATGAATTTTTATCCGTTAGATAAAGGCGTTATTACGATTGATTCCGTGCCAATCACTGATATACCAAAAGATGAATTGCGACGCTCATTTGGAATGGTGTTACAAGAAACTTGGTTATTCCAAGGTACTATTTGGGACAATCTAACGTTTGGTAACACACAAGCAACAAAACAAGATGTGATAAAAGCCTGTGAAGAAGCAAATATCTATCACTTTATTCAACAATTGCCTCATGGATTTGATACGATGATTGGGCAATCAGGTGTGTTGTTATCTGAAGGACAAAAACAATTATTTACGATTGCGAGAACGATGATTAGTAAACCTCCTATGCTTATACTAGATGAGGCCACAAGTTCTATTGATACCTTGACAGAACAACATATCCAAACAGCTTTTGATAACATGATGTCAGGAAAAACTAGTTTTATCATCGCTCATCGTCTATCAACAATTAAAAAAGCCGATATTATTCTTGTGATGGATAAAGGAAAAATCATCGAGACAGGAACTCACGACTCCTTATTAAAAAACAAAGATGGTGCTTATTCTAGTCTCTACCACTCACAATTTAGTCATTAA
- a CDS encoding 3D domain-containing protein: MNYRKTITGLLCFVMLTSMPVSLFAATKEEDVKKQSVEISEKIDSALDNVNKNYRDLENLKSEVVNTETKILSTQQQIEKTKRSMDKRKELIASRMKTIQTNQQSTKMVDTLLNANSVSDFINRAYAMSVLQTAEKSKIDTLETDTEKLEKLREELVMDQQMLSEKQSKVETDKAALESQVNDLKKELADNEATLKKLSEERVIKEAQAAKEKELAKKAQEAKETTKVNTNNSSSMNEIAKSENNNKTEVTNSTNATPVSTDKPASSGNGRVLTMQSTAYSYSEAGLTPYTATGIDLRQNSRVIAVDPSVIPLNSLVEVSGYGFAVAGDTGGAIKGNIIDVHFSTVAECLQWGRRTVTVTVQ, translated from the coding sequence TTGAATTATAGGAAAACTATAACTGGTCTATTGTGCTTTGTCATGCTAACAAGCATGCCAGTTTCGTTATTTGCAGCAACGAAAGAAGAAGACGTGAAAAAACAAAGTGTTGAGATTAGTGAAAAAATCGATAGTGCACTTGATAATGTAAATAAAAATTATAGAGATTTAGAAAATTTAAAATCAGAGGTAGTTAATACTGAAACTAAAATATTATCTACACAACAGCAAATTGAAAAAACAAAACGTAGTATGGATAAACGCAAAGAATTGATCGCTTCTCGTATGAAGACAATCCAAACAAATCAACAAAGTACTAAAATGGTTGATACGTTATTAAACGCTAATAGTGTGTCAGATTTTATTAATCGTGCTTATGCAATGTCAGTTTTACAAACAGCTGAAAAATCTAAAATTGATACATTAGAAACAGATACGGAAAAGTTGGAAAAATTAAGAGAAGAATTAGTGATGGACCAACAAATGTTATCTGAAAAGCAATCCAAAGTAGAAACAGATAAAGCAGCATTAGAATCACAAGTAAACGATTTAAAAAAAGAACTGGCTGATAATGAAGCAACATTGAAAAAGTTATCGGAAGAACGTGTCATAAAAGAAGCTCAAGCAGCTAAAGAAAAAGAATTGGCTAAAAAAGCACAAGAGGCTAAAGAAACAACCAAAGTAAATACTAATAATTCTTCTTCAATGAACGAAATAGCTAAATCAGAAAATAATAATAAGACAGAAGTAACTAATTCTACCAACGCAACACCTGTATCCACAGATAAACCAGCGTCAAGTGGTAATGGACGGGTTTTAACTATGCAATCGACAGCTTATTCATATAGTGAAGCTGGATTAACACCTTACACAGCAACCGGAATTGATTTAAGACAAAACTCTCGTGTTATTGCAGTTGATCCAAGTGTAATTCCGTTAAACTCACTAGTAGAAGTGTCTGGATATGGATTTGCTGTTGCTGGAGATACAGGTGGAGCCATTAAAGGCAATATTATTGATGTTCATTTTAGTACAGTAGCAGAATGTTTACAGTGGGGAAGACGAACAGTCACAGTAACTGTTCAATAA
- a CDS encoding folate family ECF transporter S component, with amino-acid sequence MSKNDFTPKSIALMGVLMGLQIVLTRFISIQTPFVRISFTFIAVVLMCMMFSPLVAGIGNALADFIGITLFPVTAGFFPGFTLSAFLSAFLYGLFYYKKEMTLKRIITVNVIVTIVVNLGMNTFWLYLMYGPGIVANIPSRVVSSLILLVIHVIGTYWLANVKVIQKQLVKFAS; translated from the coding sequence ATGAGCAAAAATGATTTTACGCCAAAGTCAATTGCATTGATGGGAGTATTAATGGGGTTGCAAATCGTGTTAACACGATTTATTTCAATTCAAACACCGTTTGTTCGTATTAGTTTTACGTTTATTGCGGTTGTGTTGATGTGTATGATGTTCTCGCCACTTGTGGCAGGAATAGGAAATGCCTTAGCTGATTTTATTGGAATCACTCTATTTCCAGTAACAGCAGGATTTTTTCCAGGTTTTACGTTGTCAGCTTTTTTATCAGCCTTTTTATATGGATTATTCTATTATAAAAAAGAGATGACGCTAAAACGAATTATCACAGTCAATGTGATTGTGACAATTGTGGTAAATTTAGGGATGAACACATTTTGGCTATATTTAATGTATGGTCCAGGAATTGTTGCCAATATTCCAAGTCGTGTTGTGAGTTCACTGATTTTATTAGTGATTCATGTTATCGGGACTTATTGGTTAGCTAATGTCAAAGTTATACAAAAGCAATTAGTTAAATTTGCTTCATAA
- a CDS encoding N-acetylmuramoyl-L-alanine amidase, protein MKNTKSINRTIKMFIINTLVITLVFIGFYYMRGNSQIATVGTTALNVREKPDAFSTVITQVHKEDKVTISDQKNNWYKIQTSDKTVGWVPDWLLFDGTSGPYTNLSALISKRNIELKKENSENSQTIKTLKKNEYVNATLELNGWVRIYSGGDYGWVPNDCLTIQKNRPNKYKDNQSLHIATTSAFLMNDHSTSSKKGNLLKYGDSLTYVSETENGWMKVKTKDGKTGFLNSWQVTSRKISSKEEKPGIPMPEFTIMLDPGHGGDDPGAQTTDGITFEKDVTLKTALAVRKELQSHGFNVLMTHDTDKFVSLTDIGKISSSSQANAFISFHYDSSAQPNTASGTTTFYRKDGSKMLAQSINDSIANILPLDNRGFGKQDYQVLRENSKPAVLLELGYINNDFDASYITNKKYHQKIGEAVYDGLMHYIEEKSSKGAEN, encoded by the coding sequence GTGAAAAACACAAAATCAATAAATCGCACGATAAAAATGTTCATCATTAATACTTTAGTCATTACCCTTGTTTTTATCGGCTTCTATTACATGCGGGGGAATAGCCAAATTGCAACTGTGGGAACAACCGCTTTAAACGTTAGAGAGAAGCCTGATGCTTTTTCCACTGTCATTACACAAGTACATAAAGAAGACAAAGTGACCATTTCTGATCAAAAAAACAACTGGTATAAAATACAGACATCTGATAAAACGGTTGGCTGGGTACCAGATTGGTTACTATTTGATGGAACGAGTGGACCATACACTAACCTTAGTGCTTTAATATCTAAACGAAACATCGAACTAAAAAAAGAAAACTCAGAAAATAGTCAAACAATTAAAACGCTAAAAAAGAATGAGTACGTCAATGCAACCCTTGAGCTAAATGGATGGGTAAGGATTTATAGTGGTGGTGATTATGGCTGGGTACCAAATGATTGCTTAACCATTCAAAAAAATCGTCCCAATAAATATAAAGACAATCAATCTCTCCATATTGCAACTACCTCTGCCTTTTTAATGAATGATCATTCAACTTCCAGTAAAAAAGGTAACTTATTAAAATATGGCGATTCTCTTACCTATGTATCTGAAACCGAAAATGGTTGGATGAAAGTAAAAACAAAAGATGGAAAAACTGGTTTTCTCAACTCCTGGCAAGTTACTTCTAGGAAAATATCTAGCAAAGAGGAAAAGCCAGGTATCCCAATGCCAGAATTTACCATTATGTTAGATCCCGGTCATGGTGGGGATGACCCAGGTGCTCAAACAACAGATGGTATAACATTTGAAAAAGATGTTACATTAAAGACAGCACTAGCTGTGAGAAAAGAATTACAGTCTCATGGATTTAATGTTTTAATGACTCATGATACAGATAAATTTGTTTCACTAACAGATATTGGAAAAATTAGTTCTTCTAGTCAAGCAAATGCGTTTATTAGTTTCCACTATGATTCTAGCGCACAACCAAATACTGCTTCTGGAACCACAACTTTTTACAGAAAAGATGGCAGTAAAATGTTAGCTCAATCAATAAATGATAGTATTGCCAATATTTTACCATTAGATAACAGAGGTTTTGGAAAACAAGACTACCAAGTTCTAAGAGAAAATTCGAAACCCGCTGTTTTACTTGAATTAGGATATATCAATAATGATTTTGATGCTTCTTATATTACGAATAAAAAATACCATCAAAAAATCGGTGAAGCAGTGTATGATGGCCTAATGCATTACATAGAAGAAAAAAGCAGTAAAGGTGCTGAAAACTAA
- a CDS encoding ABC transporter ATP-binding protein, with product MSVFSYAKKYKKQLILGPAFKLMEAIFELTLPLFMAYLIDSGIREQNISVVYAATLYMLGLSILGLLCVLVCQYYAAVASQGFGTELRLAVVKKITQFSHTEIDEFGPDTFLTRTINDVNQLQLALAMLIRLVIRAPFLSIGSIVMAFTINTSMGFIFLLTVPIFSFILYILMSKTVPKYQQVLSSIDELNTVTSEQLTGVKVIRAFANEKKMEDKSAEVSEKLANRYIDMTKLSALMSPLTLFMTNMIIALILWVGDINVSVGQLQTGDIVALINYMLQLLAALIVVANLVTIFVRAFSAKKRVEEILNTTPKVQTQPLDKVLPFESENTLSFQGVSFHYPSSSQDVLRKIQFDLKKGTQLGIVGPTGCGKTTLIELIQKFYLPTDGTILLDNMNLLDLTSGEVIHSIGYVSQKSVIFSGTIESNLKMGFPNATEKDCWRALEWADCLEFVDDLSMPTAENGTNFSGGQRQRLAIARALISQPSILILDDALSALDYKTDLAIRQTLARLDFIKNSIIVSQRISSVKEADHLLVLNQGEIVAQGTHQNLMKQSQFYQQIVTSQEKGDN from the coding sequence TTGTCTGTATTTTCTTATGCTAAAAAATATAAAAAACAATTAATACTTGGCCCTGCTTTTAAATTGATGGAAGCAATCTTCGAATTAACACTCCCACTATTTATGGCTTATTTAATTGATTCAGGGATTCGAGAACAAAACATATCGGTTGTCTACGCTGCTACTTTATACATGTTAGGTTTGTCTATACTTGGGCTTTTATGCGTCCTAGTTTGCCAATATTATGCAGCTGTTGCGTCTCAAGGTTTTGGAACAGAATTACGTTTAGCTGTTGTAAAAAAAATCACACAATTTTCTCATACTGAAATTGATGAATTTGGACCTGACACATTTTTAACTAGAACCATTAACGACGTCAATCAATTACAACTAGCGTTAGCCATGCTCATCCGTCTAGTTATTCGTGCACCATTCCTTAGTATTGGCTCTATCGTCATGGCCTTTACCATCAATACATCAATGGGATTTATTTTCTTGTTAACTGTTCCTATTTTTTCATTTATTCTATACATTTTAATGAGCAAAACAGTACCAAAATACCAACAAGTGTTATCATCTATTGATGAATTAAATACTGTTACTAGCGAACAACTTACCGGTGTCAAAGTTATTCGTGCCTTTGCCAATGAAAAAAAAATGGAAGATAAATCAGCTGAGGTCAGCGAAAAGTTAGCCAATCGCTACATTGATATGACAAAACTATCTGCTCTTATGTCTCCCCTAACCTTGTTTATGACAAATATGATTATTGCTCTAATCTTATGGGTTGGTGATATTAATGTATCTGTCGGACAACTTCAAACAGGAGATATTGTAGCTTTAATCAACTACATGCTACAACTGCTAGCTGCCTTAATTGTTGTAGCAAATTTAGTGACCATTTTCGTACGAGCTTTTTCAGCTAAAAAACGGGTCGAGGAAATACTTAATACAACACCGAAAGTTCAAACACAACCTCTAGATAAAGTATTACCATTTGAATCAGAAAACACGTTATCTTTTCAAGGTGTATCCTTTCATTACCCTAGTTCATCTCAAGACGTGTTAAGAAAGATTCAATTCGATTTAAAAAAAGGGACACAACTTGGGATTGTTGGACCTACCGGATGTGGTAAGACAACGTTAATTGAATTAATTCAAAAATTTTATCTTCCAACTGACGGGACTATTCTCTTAGATAATATGAACCTACTTGATTTAACCTCAGGAGAAGTCATACATTCTATCGGTTATGTATCACAAAAAAGTGTCATTTTTTCAGGAACGATTGAGAGTAACTTAAAAATGGGATTCCCAAATGCAACGGAAAAAGATTGTTGGAGAGCACTAGAGTGGGCTGACTGTTTAGAGTTCGTTGATGACTTAAGTATGCCAACTGCTGAAAACGGGACAAATTTTTCAGGAGGCCAAAGACAACGTTTGGCAATTGCCAGAGCGTTGATTTCTCAACCAAGTATTCTAATTTTAGATGATGCTTTAAGTGCTTTAGATTATAAAACGGATTTAGCTATTCGACAAACGTTAGCAAGACTTGATTTTATCAAAAATAGCATTATCGTGTCGCAACGCATCTCTTCTGTTAAAGAAGCAGACCATTTACTAGTCTTAAATCAAGGTGAAATAGTCGCTCAAGGAACGCATCAAAACTTGATGAAGCAATCACAATTTTACCAACAAATTGTGACATCTCAAGAAAAGGGGGATAACTAA
- a CDS encoding nucleoside 2-deoxyribosyltransferase — translation MTNIYFASPLFSTMEKNYNEWLVKQIRESYKEVSVYLPQEQMEINDKNSYADSKMIATYDTNALLNSDLMIAVLDGQSIDVGVATEIGVAYQAGVPIIGLFTDSRQQGADNQQKITALQDVAESQFPYVNLYTIGLIKLNGVVVNSEELLLKTIATYI, via the coding sequence ATGACAAATATATACTTTGCTAGTCCCTTATTCTCAACAATGGAAAAAAATTACAACGAGTGGCTTGTAAAACAAATCAGAGAATCTTACAAAGAGGTTTCTGTGTATTTACCTCAAGAGCAAATGGAGATAAATGATAAAAATAGTTATGCTGACTCAAAAATGATTGCAACTTATGATACAAATGCTCTATTAAATAGCGATTTAATGATTGCTGTTCTTGATGGTCAAAGCATAGATGTTGGTGTAGCAACAGAAATCGGCGTGGCTTATCAAGCTGGCGTCCCAATAATCGGTTTGTTCACAGACAGTAGACAACAAGGTGCTGATAATCAGCAAAAAATAACAGCATTGCAAGATGTAGCAGAGTCTCAATTCCCTTATGTTAACCTTTACACGATTGGGTTAATTAAACTAAATGGCGTCGTGGTTAATTCTGAAGAATTGTTATTAAAAACGATCGCCACATACATCTAA
- a CDS encoding methylglyoxal synthase → MKIALIAHDKKKKEMVELTKKFEEVLSIHELFATGTTGLRIQEATKLNVHRFKSGPLGGDQQIGARVSEGEMDMIIFLRDPLTAQPHEPDVTALIRLSDVYEIPLATNKSTAVLLFKELENLAKI, encoded by the coding sequence ATGAAAATAGCACTGATAGCACACGATAAAAAGAAAAAAGAGATGGTCGAATTAACAAAAAAATTCGAGGAAGTATTAAGTATACATGAATTATTTGCCACAGGGACAACAGGACTTCGTATTCAAGAAGCAACGAAATTAAATGTTCATCGATTTAAATCAGGACCTCTAGGGGGAGACCAACAGATAGGCGCACGTGTTTCAGAAGGAGAGATGGATATGATCATTTTTCTAAGAGATCCGTTAACAGCCCAACCACATGAACCAGACGTGACTGCGTTGATTCGTCTAAGTGATGTCTATGAAATCCCTCTAGCAACAAATAAAAGTACAGCCGTGCTACTTTTTAAAGAATTAGAGAATTTGGCGAAAATTTGA
- the aspS gene encoding aspartate--tRNA ligase, whose product MQERTTYCGLVSEKDLDKEVVVKGWVQKRRDLGGLIFIDLRDREGIVQVVFNPEVSQEALDIADSCRSEYVIGVRGKVVERTGSSINPRMKTGKVEIIAEDIMVYNEAKTPPFVIEDDQTISDDVRMKYRYMDIRRPSMLNNLKLRHHVTRVIREFLNDNGFLDVETPYLNKSTPEGARDYLVPSRVHPGHFYALPQSPQTTKQLLMGAGIDRYYQIVRCFRDEDLRGDRQPEFTQVDIETSFLTEEDIQNYTENMLSKVMKDVMGIDIPLPFPRMTYDDSMARFGSDKPDTRFDMELIDMKDTVKDIEFKVFQNALNANGAVKALNAKQAASKYSRKDLDKLGEWLSQFGAKGLAWVKVEEDGLKGPIAKFLVDSSEKIIDVTEAEVGDLLLFCADTESIVAASLGALRNRLGKELDLIDPDKFNFLWVVDWPLFEYSEEEDRFVAAHHPFTMPKESDIELLETSPEKVYAKAYDVVLNGYELGGGSLRIYQRDLQEKMFKALGFTKESAESQFGFLLDALDYGFPPHGGIALGLDRLVMLLAKKDNIREVIAFPKNSKAADLMTSAPSMASTEQLAELSLNVEIDE is encoded by the coding sequence ATGCAAGAAAGAACAACGTATTGTGGGTTAGTATCGGAAAAAGATCTAGATAAAGAAGTTGTAGTAAAAGGTTGGGTGCAAAAACGCCGTGACTTAGGTGGATTGATTTTTATTGATTTAAGAGACAGAGAAGGAATCGTCCAAGTGGTCTTTAATCCAGAAGTATCACAAGAAGCATTAGACATTGCTGATTCATGTCGAAGTGAATATGTGATTGGTGTTAGAGGTAAGGTAGTAGAGAGAACAGGCTCGTCTATTAATCCTCGAATGAAGACAGGTAAAGTAGAAATTATTGCTGAGGACATCATGGTATATAATGAAGCAAAGACACCACCATTTGTCATTGAAGACGATCAAACGATTAGTGATGATGTGCGTATGAAATATCGTTATATGGATATTAGACGCCCATCTATGTTAAATAATTTAAAATTAAGACATCATGTTACACGAGTTATTCGTGAATTTTTAAATGACAATGGCTTTTTAGATGTGGAAACACCTTATTTAAATAAATCGACACCAGAAGGGGCAAGAGATTATTTAGTTCCTTCACGTGTTCATCCAGGACACTTTTATGCTCTACCACAGTCTCCACAAACTACAAAACAATTATTAATGGGAGCAGGTATCGATCGTTACTACCAAATTGTTCGTTGTTTTAGGGATGAAGATTTACGTGGTGATCGCCAACCAGAATTTACGCAAGTTGATATTGAAACAAGTTTCTTAACCGAAGAAGACATCCAAAATTATACTGAAAATATGTTATCAAAAGTAATGAAAGATGTTATGGGAATTGATATTCCACTGCCATTTCCACGTATGACGTATGATGATTCAATGGCTCGATTTGGTAGCGATAAACCTGATACACGATTTGATATGGAATTAATTGACATGAAGGATACTGTCAAAGACATTGAATTTAAAGTGTTCCAAAATGCATTGAACGCAAATGGTGCTGTCAAAGCATTAAATGCTAAACAAGCTGCAAGTAAGTATTCACGTAAAGACTTGGATAAACTAGGTGAATGGTTATCTCAGTTTGGTGCTAAAGGTTTAGCATGGGTCAAAGTAGAAGAAGATGGGCTAAAAGGACCAATCGCGAAGTTTTTAGTAGACTCAAGCGAAAAAATTATTGATGTGACAGAGGCAGAGGTTGGCGATTTATTATTATTCTGCGCCGACACTGAATCAATTGTCGCAGCATCACTAGGTGCATTAAGAAATCGTTTAGGAAAAGAGTTAGACTTAATAGATCCAGATAAATTTAATTTCTTATGGGTAGTAGACTGGCCATTATTTGAATATTCTGAAGAAGAAGACCGTTTTGTAGCAGCACATCATCCATTTACAATGCCAAAGGAAAGTGACATTGAATTATTAGAAACATCACCTGAAAAAGTTTACGCCAAAGCCTATGATGTGGTACTAAATGGTTATGAGCTTGGAGGGGGTTCTTTGAGAATTTACCAACGAGATTTACAAGAGAAAATGTTTAAAGCGTTAGGTTTTACGAAAGAATCAGCTGAATCTCAATTTGGTTTTCTTTTAGATGCATTAGATTATGGATTCCCACCACATGGGGGAATTGCTTTAGGGCTAGATCGTTTAGTTATGTTACTTGCTAAAAAAGATAATATTCGTGAGGTAATAGCTTTTCCTAAAAATAGTAAAGCAGCTGATTTGATGACATCTGCACCAAGTATGGCATCAACAGAACAACTAGCTGAGCTATCATTAAACGTTGAAATAGATGAGTAG